Within Aerosakkonema funiforme FACHB-1375, the genomic segment CCCCCTGATTTTTCTAAAGCAAGCCCAACAGTTCTGTTTGCTTAGTACATTTAAATGAGTTTATCTTAAAAAAGATTGATTTACTGAATCTAGATTGTCACATTTTTAACAATGTCCGAACCCATCATATGTGACATTTAAGGTGACACGCCGATGGATGCGATCGGGCCCATCTTGGCAGCAGGGATAGCTCTGTAAAAATTGTCCGATCTCGCTGAATGTACGGCGGCATTTTTTTTGACAGCAAAAAAAATAATGAAAATAAAATTTTATCAAGGTGAAGCGATTGACCTTCACCCTACCCTTTATAATTTATTGTTATTGTGCTTCCCGGACTCAAAATATGAATGTTTGCTAACAAAAAGGACAGCTAGATGACACAGCGATCGTCGCGCCTTAAGTCGATAGACTTTTGAATCGATCCGTCTAAAAATTGACTATTTACAGAAAAAGAGAAATTTGGTAAATAAATAACACAGTCAGATTAATTGGCAATTAATAATTAATAAATTACCTGCGTATAATTGCCATTTACAATTCAAGCGATGAGTCAGAAAAGTTTATTTTATATGGCGATGCTACGTTATGACAATAGACGAAGTAATACAACTAATCAGCGCTAAATTCCAAAAGGAATTAAATCCCGTACAGGAAATAATACTTCGCGAAGTCTGGCAGGGAGAAACATATTCTAACATAGCATCTGCCTCTCACTATGGAGAGCATTACCTGAGAAACACAGCCTCCTCCTTGTGGCAATTGCTGTCAGGAATTTTTAACACAACCATTACCAAAGCCAACTTCCGCTCAACTCTAGAGTCCCGCTCCCTGTCAGCGGATGAGCAACAGTTAATCGCAGAATTCAGCTGCAAGCAAGCTCTGGCAACACCCTTGGAATTTCCCAATGGCCCAGTGCCGATCGCTTCCCCATTTTACATCCAGCGCCCACCAATTGAAGAACTTGCTTATCAAGAAATTACCAAACCGGGAAGCATTATTCGGATCAAAGCCCCTAGAAAAAAGGGTAAAAGCTCCCTGATGCTGCGGATATTAGAGCGAGCCGTTTCGATTGGCTACCGCAGCGTCACTTTGGACTTTCAGCAAGCAGAAGAAGCTGTTTTTGACAACCTAGATAAATTTCTGCGTTGGTTTTGTGCCAACGTCAGCCGACAGCTACAACTAAAATCTTTATTAGACGATTATTGGGATGAAGATATGGGTAGCAAAGTCAGCTGTACTATCTATTTCCAAGCCTATCTGCTCAAAGAAACAGACAGCCCTTTAGTATTAGCGTTAAATGAAGTGAATACGGTCTTTGAGTATCCTAAAATTGCCCAAGAATTTTTGCCCCTGCTGCGAAGCTGGTACGAAGAAGGCAAGCGGATTGACAGCCTCAAAAAACTGCGGTTAATCGTGCTACACTCCACAGAAATTTATGTTCCTTTAAAACTTTCCCAATCACCTTTTAATATAGGATTGCCACTGGAATTACCTGATTTTACAAAAGCGCAAGTAATCGCTTTGGCGCGACTGCACGGACTGAATTGGACAGATGGCCCAGAAGCCGATCGACTCCTCGCAATGGTGGGAGGACATCCTTATTTAGTGCGGCTCGCTCTCTATCAAATAGCTCAGGGAAATTTGACCTTAGACCGACTGCTCCAAGAAGCTCCCACAATAGGCGGAATTTACAAAGAC encodes:
- a CDS encoding AAA-like domain-containing protein, which gives rise to MTIDEVIQLISAKFQKELNPVQEIILREVWQGETYSNIASASHYGEHYLRNTASSLWQLLSGIFNTTITKANFRSTLESRSLSADEQQLIAEFSCKQALATPLEFPNGPVPIASPFYIQRPPIEELAYQEITKPGSIIRIKAPRKKGKSSLMLRILERAVSIGYRSVTLDFQQAEEAVFDNLDKFLRWFCANVSRQLQLKSLLDDYWDEDMGSKVSCTIYFQAYLLKETDSPLVLALNEVNTVFEYPKIAQEFLPLLRSWYEEGKRIDSLKKLRLIVLHSTEIYVPLKLSQSPFNIGLPLELPDFTKAQVIALARLHGLNWTDGPEADRLLAMVGGHPYLVRLALYQIAQGNLTLDRLLQEAPTIGGIYKDHLRSLWAILQEHPELLAALKQVVVAQGKVQLEPILAYKLDSMGLVQLDGNECSFSCELYRQYFSSQNLG